aagcccgaagtggcgctgtggttcaagtggtagaggctagccttgagcaaaaagacactgagggacagtgcccaggccccgagtttaagcctcaagactggcaaaaataaataaattaaaattaaatacacacacaggtGGGGGGTATATggcatgtggctcagtggtagaatgcttgccttccaTATGCAAGGCCCTGGTCCCAACTTGGGGGATgatggggttgggggggtggggagactgaGGGACAAACAACAgaaccttcttttaaaaaatttaataaatatggTCACGCATATATAGGtgtgagctcacacctgtaatcctagctactccagaggttgagatccgaggatcaccgttcaaagccagctcagggaggaaagtccgtaaggcttatctccagtgaaccaccagaaaagtggaagtggcactgcggctcaaagtggtagagagctagccttgagcagaagagcttagggacagcgcccaggcccagagttccaacaccatgaccaacaaataaaattaacaaatgtACACACCTGCAACTGCACTCCAGAAATGTATCTTCTGGGAAGATGGTTGAGGAGACCCCAAACGTGACAGCCTTTGAGACAgggcaggtggggtggggagcctTGGACAGTCAGTACAGAGAGGACCAGGATGCTGGTTCTCAGGCCTCAGGCAGGCCTAGAGCTGTGGTGCCGTGAGGTTTCTTTCCTGAGGGACCAGTGCTTCTACAGAGCCAACTCCCTACTCTCCACCCCTCCCTGCCCATCACTCAGAAGATCTGATCTGTGGCCCTGGATGTTCATGGTAGAGACACACGTTCCTGAAGGGCATCCACGCAGCCTGCGTGGTTTCAGGGACAATGAGCTTTAAAGGGAAGACCGTAGCCAGGGACACGGTCATAACTGGAACTCATGGATGGGGCGGGGTGTGGCTCCACAGCCctttttcctgccaggctggctgtgGGCTACAGCTCTACCGTCGTGGACCCTGCTCAGCCTTAGCCATGGGGGGTAGGCAGGCCACGGGGGTGCAGGATGTATGTGGAGACCTAGCCCACGTGGCTCTCATTGCAGACCGTGGAACATGGCTTCCCGCACCAGCCCAGCGCCCTTGGCTACAGCCCTTCTCTACGTATCCTGGCCATCGGCACCCGCTCTGGGGCCGTCAAGCTGTATCCTTTCCAGCGATCGCCCCTCTCCCGAAGGTCTGGGAGGGCCTGGGGGTGGAGGCCCGGCCATCTTCCCCTCCTCGCTCATGAACTGCTAGCGTGAGGGCAGACTTTGCTGATTTCCAGCTGGGGAAGCAGTTTTCCTGGGGATGAGGCGGGGCATGTTGAGGGTGTAAGGAGTTGGATTGGCTGGCGGGAGGGCCTGGCATGGCAGTCATTTAGGTGAAAAGGGGGTGGGTGAATCCTGTCTTCTTATCACTCAAGCTCAACTGGGCCCACTGGGGTCTTGTGTGGCTGGGCATCGTGCCCAAAGAAGAGAGAGGCTTGGCCCTGGCCTCTCCTTCTCCCCTGATGGGGTGGGGCCTAGAGACTCTATTTGGCACTGCTCAGTACGGGAAGTCTTAGAAGAGCCTTAACGCTGCACCCACCTGTAGGTGAGTGGCCAGCCAGAGAATGGTTTCCTGCCACAATAGATCTCCCCAAAAATAACTGGCCATGTCTTCTAGGGAGGCCTGGACCCTGTTTCCCTGCCCCCCATCTCCACCTACCCATTACACAAAGCTTGTCccggggtgtccattcatcctcGGGAATCCACCTGTACAAAGCGGACACAGGCCTCAGCCAGGAGccagtgtgtgtgtttccctccctcctgatGAGTGGCGGGAATGGACTGGCCCTGGGCTCCGGCCCAGCAGAGGTGAGGTAGCTCTAAGGGGAGGGGGCAGCACTCGGTCAGCAACTTTTCCAGAGCCTACGCTGCAGCACACCCCATTTGGGTGGACGTTAGCCAAAGCATTGATCCTGACTGTCTAGGGGCTCTGGGAGATTTCAAGGGCAAGCCCACAAGTTCCAGGAGGGGTGCGTATCCATCGGTTGGACTTCTTTAGCTGGCCTGATCTGAGCCATGGTCTTGAACACCGCCATCTGTCTTGCACCCCTTAGAATGAGCCAGGGTCGGGAGTTGGGAGATAGGCATCTCTTTCCTAAaagccctcccccttcccaagtCTGTCACCGCTTGGTGGGAGGGAGCTCTCTCTTCCCCAAGCTGGTTAATCATTGCCAACACTGTCCATATCCTGGTTACCAATCCTTGGTGCTAGGTCTCGGGCCAAGTCTGTGGGGGATGGGCTTAGCCTGGTGCCCAGTGTGTTCTCACAGGGGCCACCAGGTGAGCCCATGGCTCTGTAGTTAGGGCTCCCGTGTTGGGGGTGCGgtttgttgggggaggggaaggaagcctAATAGCTGTCAGAGATAGAAGTTCACCTTCAGCATGGGAGGAGATGGTCACGGGCCTCGTGGCTGGCTGGGCTCGCTCTCCAGGGTCAAGTTAGTAGCTGAGTGTCCCTGGGTCAGGGCCGCTGCCATCCCTTCCCTACCCTGGGTCCTGGGCCTCCTGCTGTCAGGAGGAGCCATATATGctgcttcccacctgggctgagAGCGCGCGCTGCCTCTCAGGGTGGGAAAGGACCAGTGTGCAGAGATTTTCCTGAGCTTTCTCCCAGCTACGGTGCCCCCGGCGTGGAGTTCATGGGGCTCCATCAGGAGAACAACGCGGTGACGCAGATTCACTTCCTGCCTGGCCAGGTGAGGGCCCCTCCCGGTTCTTACCCTCCCGTCTTCTGGAGTGGGTGGGACGGGGAAGGAGGCACAGCCCGGGCTTGGTGCTGGGCAGAGACCTGGACCAACGCCTTCCCCAAACCGGAGGCTCCCCAGGCTGGGTCTGGGGCTCCGGGAGACCATCGCCCCAGCCTAGGCCACCCAAGAGCTAAAGCTCTCGAGGAATGCCGGCATTCCTTGGTCAACAACAGCACGAACTCCCctgtcccccgtccccccctcttcccttcccagtGCCAGCTGGTCACCCTGCTGGATGACAACAGCCTGCACCTGTGGAGTCTGAAGGTCAAAGGCGGGCTGTCAGAGCTGCAGGAAGAAGAGACCTACACCCTGCGTGGCCCCCCAGGGTAAGGATGCAGGCCCCTCCTGGGAGAGCCCTCATGCCCTTGCCAGGGCCTGCCCGGCATGTGTTTGAGCCACTGTATCCTATGCTCAGGGACTCAGGGTGCatgggtgggggtagggtgaccCCCCAGGTCCATGCTCCGGTATGTAGGAGGGTCCCAGCTGCTGTTTCTGCCTGTGTTCTCTGTCATCTTCCAGCCTATCCGTCCTGACGGAGACACTGTAAATAAACCCCATTCACGGCCCTCAGGGGCCAGACTTCCCCAGGCCAGGCCTTCCCTTGGGGCTGGGTTGGTGAAGACCCCAGGAGCTGGAGATTCGGGGCACCATCCAGCTCGTGCTCCGCTGTCATCTTCGGCAGGGCTCCCCCCAGTGCCACGCAGATCACCGTGGTCCTGCCTCACTCCTCTGGAGAGCTCCTCTACCTGGGCACCGAGAGTGGCAGCGTGTTTGTTGTACAGCTGCCCAGCTTCCGCACGCTAGACAGCCACACCGTCAGCTCGGACGCCGTGCTGCAGTGGTGAGGAGCCCCACGCCTCGGGTGGGGTATGGCCTTTCCCTGTTGGCCCCCAGAAAACGTCTCCATGTATCACTTCTTTCCTGGGGAGTCTATGGGGACAGGAAAGAAGATGCTCAACTCTCCCCTTGTTATCCAGATCGAGACTCTGTCACCCATACACAAGAGGGGCCTTAGGGGTAACTTGTCACCACAATTAACATTTAGGGAAGCAAGGTGtaaatggctcacgcctatcatcctagctactcaggaggctgaggtatgaggatggtgattcaaagccagcccaggcaggaaagtccatgagacgctttgTCTCtggcagaaagccagaagcagagtgtTATCTCAAGAGCTAGAGCATcactcttaagcaaaaaaagctaagagaaagtacccaggccctgagttcaagccccagtgctggcacacgcACATGTGACACACATGCACAGGCTTACAATCTGAGGGGAGTGAGGACCAACTCTTAGGCCTGTGTTCTTTGTGCTAAGACCAATAGTCTCAAAACCCTAGGGGCCCGGGCCCCACAGGGAGTctaaaagccccccccccccaccagagctCCCGTGCACATACAGCTGCAGGGCTGAAAAGCCGGGACAGCAcagccttaccacttgagccacagctccgcttctggattTTCGGGTGGTTCcctggagctgagagtctcacagccttccctgcttgggctggctttgaaccccggtcctcagagctccgcctcctgagtcgctaggatgacaggcatgagccacaggcatgttGCTCACTGGGGAATTCTTGATAGGGCTCTGTCCTGTTTTCCACGTTGCCCTtctcctccccgcctctccctgcTGGCCGCGTAGGATGCCCTCCTAGCACGGAGTGCCCCACTGGGCCGGGCGGCGTGGGCTCATGGCACTCCCCTGCCCAGGTTGCCAGAGGAGGCCCGCAACCGGCGGGTGTTTGAGATGGTGGAGGCTCTTCAGGAGCACCCTCGAGACCCCACCCAGATCCTGATCGGCTACAGCCGGGGCCTTGTTGTCATCTGGGACCTGCAGGGCAGCcgtgtgctctaccatttcctcTGCAGCCAGGTAGGTGGTGGGGACAGTGGCCCTCCTGGGCCCCGCGGTGCTGAAGACCCAGCAGCAGCCATTGGGGATGCTGCCCTGGTGCCAGACActgctctccccctctcccctctgaaGCAACTGGAGAATGTCAGCTGGCAGCGGGACGGCCGTCTGATTGTCACCTGCCACTCGGACGGCAGCCATTGCCAGTGGCCTGTGTCTGGGGAAGCCAAGCAGTCGGAGCCCTTGCGCAGTTGCATGCCTTATGGTCAGTGCTTTCCCTGCCGAGTGGCGCCCAGCCCTGCCCAACCCCCCCCCTCCAGGAGCACCTAATTCCTTCCGGGACTCGGGGTTAGGGCGCCTGGCTTACAGAAGCAAAACCTGGGTTCCTAGAGGTTCATGGCTTGGTCCAGAGAGCCACACCTCCTGTTTTCAGATGCCCGCCGTGGCTCTTTCGGCCCTGTGCAGGGCAGGCCCCCTGCACGGTCCACTTGTGGACGTGGACAAAGGATCTGTGCCCGTGGGAGCTGGCACGTGTCTTGAGTGGGGGCCCTGCTCAGGCGTATTTCTTTCCCTTTAGGTCCCTTCCCTTGCAAAGCTATTACCAAAATCTTCTGGCTGACCACCAGGCAGGGGTAGGTATTTAAGCAGCCGTGTGCCTGCTTTGCAGAGCCTCCCTGGAGGGCCGGAGAGACtgccgggcccctgctgggggtgGCGGTGCCAGGCAAGGGCCaacccaggggagggagggaggacaggttTATCGTTCATATCTCTCGATAGCTCGCTTCCTGCCAAGTCCCTTCCCAGAGGGCCGACAGGATCAGTGAGATGGATCATTCTTGGGGCCACAGCCCCGTTTCTCCAGGCGGAACCCTGTAGGGCAGCTGGTGGGGAAGCAGAGGGGGCGCTGCGGGAGGACCCGGCGGCCGCACCTCCTCAGGACCCCCATCTTGGGCGCTCCCCCTCATTCTGAGTTCGTGTTGGCCGCTGCAGCCAGAAAGAGCTCCCATCCAGCCCTGCGCTCTCCAAATGCCCTGAGACTCCTCCCTCCTGGTGTGGGGCCCGCCAGCCCCCAGTCCTTGCTGCAAAGGCCGGGCACTGCCCCGGCTAcccgcccaccccgccctccctccctccctgcctgcaggTTGCCCTTCACCATCTTCCAGGGCGGCATGCCGCGGGCCAGCTACGGGGACCGCCACTGCATCTCGGTGGTCCGCGACGGCCAGCAGACCGCCTTCGACTTCACCTCCCGCGTCATCGACTTCACCGTCCTCACCGAGGCAGACCCTGCGGCTGGTAGGCAAGCCTCGGCAATGCGcatgcaggggggggggggcagggggacacaCCAGTGAAGACAGTCCCATAGGGATATTCCCCAAACCCACCATGAGCCACCTCTGGGCCACCGAGGCCAGTGGTGCCATTCTCCCCAGCTCGAGACGCAGCCAGGAGCCCCATCCTTCCTGGCCACTCCTCTTGCCTGTCCCAAACGCTCTGTAAGGGACTGAGCCCAGTGGGGACAGAGCTGCGTCGCCCGATTTGCCATCTGTCCATTTGCCATTTGGCATAGAGTCCTGGCTCCGGCACCGtgccgcctgccttctgggtggAGTGGCAGGCGGCCATGTGGGGCCAGCTGTGAGTCAGCCTCATAAATGGGGTGACGGGCCAGGCCAGCGAGGGCTGGTGTCACAACCCAGAGGAGGCCTCCGAGAGCCGTCCGGGAGGGCGGAACGCGGCGGGCTCCTCCGCGGATGACTCTGGCCTACTGGACCCGTGGCTGGGGCCCCCAGGCATAGGAGGCAGAGCCGCTCAGAATAACCCCGCTCCCTCCATCCGCCCTCCATCCGCCCGCCGCAGAGGGAGGCCTCGCACCGCCTGTCTTTCCTCCTCTTACCCTGCACAGTGAGAGCAAGCCAGTCCATGTGGCCCGGGCCCAGAGCCTGagggctcccgggggggggggggggtagggcttCTAAATGTGGAAGCCCCCTCCCCCTTGGTTGACGGAGTCATCTGATGCCCATCAGGAGATGGGGAGTTAGGAAAGAAACCCCAAACCAGTGAGACTCTCTAGGACAGTCGAGCCTCCTGCGATTGGCCACCCGTGTCCCCCGCGCCCCGAAGCCATCAGGAGTGGGGAAGATGATGGGGTCAGCTCCCATCCCGGAGCTCTTCCCTTTCCGTGAGGGAGGCGGGGCGCACGGCCTTCTCCTGGCCCTGACCCTTGGCCTGTACCCCAGCCTTTGATGACCCGTATGCCCTGGTGGTGCTGGCCGAGGAGGAGCTGGTGGTGATCGACCTGCGGACGGACGGCTGGCCGCCAGTGCAGCCCCCCTACCTGGCCTCCCTGCACTGCTCCGCCATCACCTGCTCCCACCACGTCTCCAACATCCCGCTCAAGCTGTGGGAGCGCATCATGGCCGCGGGCAGCCGGCAGAAGGCGCACTTCTCCGGCATGGTaggtccagccccagcccccaaccTGCCTCCCACCCTGGGGGGCGGGCCGTCCCACCCagacttcctgcccccccccttccccaggactggcccatcGACGGCGGCAccagcctggccccgcccccaccccagcggGACCTGCTGCTCACAGGGTAGGTGGTCCAGATGCCACTTCTCTTCCTGGGGCGTGGGGGCTGGGGTTGGGAGCGGGACCCCAAGGGCTGCGTGCCGGTCCCCCGGGCACCTCCGGCTGGCATCACTCACCAGAGGCGGGTGGGCTCTGGCGGCAGGCACGAAGATGGCACCGTGCGGTTCTGGGATGCCTCCGGCGTCTGTTTGCGGCTGCTGTACAAACTCAGCACGGTGCGTGTGTTCCTCACCGACACAGACCCCAGCGAGAGCCTCAACGTCCAGGGCGAGGACGAGTGGCCCCCCCTCCGCAAGGTGACGCCACGGACCTGGGgagtggtgggggctggggagaacCGGCTGGGACCGGCTCACAAAGCTTCTCTTCCTTGGCAGGTGGGCTCCTTTGACCCCTACAGTGATGACCCCAGGCTGGGCATACAGAAGATTTTCCTCTGCAAATACAGCGGCTACCTGGCTGTGGCAGGCACGGCAGGGCAGGTAGCAGGCTGGGCTGAGTGGGGATTGAGGGCAGCGGGGTGGGTACCCGGGCAGCAGGGGCGGGAACAACCTTCTGAGAGACCTCACGTGGCGCTCGGTTCCGGTGGATGGAatacgccctcccccccccggggtggTTGCCTCCTCTCCGGGGACTGCACGCCAGGGCTGGGCTCCAGCAGAGGCCTGCGGACCGCCACTCGGGTCTCGGGTTTCTTCCGCCCCCTGGGTGCCTGGGTTTCTCTGAGCGGTCTGTCTCCCCGCGCAGGTGCTGGTGCTGGAGCTGAACGACGAGGCGGCGGAGCACGCCGTGGAGCAGGTGGAGGCGGACCTGCTGCAGGACCAGGAGGGCTACCGCTGGAAGGGCCACGAGCGCCTGGCAGCCCGCCCGGGGCCTGTGCGCTTCGAGCCTGGCTTCCAGCCCTTCGTGCTGGTGCAGTGCCAGCCTCCAGCCGTGGTCACCTCCTTGGCCCTGCACTCCGAGTGGCGGCTCGTGGCCTTCGGCACCAGCCACGGCTTCGGCCTCTTCGACCACCAGCAGCGGCGGCAGGTCTTCGTCAAGTGAGCGGCGCCGCCGGGGCCGGGGTCTGGGACTGGGGCCTTGCGGGGGGACCCCTGCCGCCCTGCAGCACTGATGGCCTTGCGTCTCTCCCACCCCAGGTGCACATTGCACCCCAGCGACCAGCTGGCCTTGGAGGGCCCGCTGTCCCGGGTGAAGTCCCTCAAGAAGTCCCTGCGCCAGTCCTTCCGCCGGATGCGCCGCAGCGGGGTGTCTAACCGGAAGCGGCGGCCGGCGGGCCCCCCGGGGGAGGTGAGGCCCCGGGCCAAGCCCAGCGCAGCCACTGGCAGAACCACGGGGGGCTCCCTCGCCGGACAGGACATGTGTCTCTgcttttgtgcctcagtttccccaaatacaaaaggaaatagTTGTGATTCTGAACTTACAGATAAGTCCCCAGTAGATTTTAGTGGTTTTCCTATTCTTTGTTCCCTGTCCCAACATGTGGGGAGATGCCCCCGTGAGATACCTCCTACTCGAACAAAGCCCCCTGGGGCCCCGGCTAGACAGGTGACTGGCATTGAGCAAGTCGGCGCCCCTGGCCAGGGCACACCCCCCGAGCCTCAGCCCGGCCGCTCCCCGTACAGATGCAGGCCGCGAGCGCCAAGGCAGAGCGGACGGGCCTGCAGAACATGGAGTTGGCACCCGTGCAGCGCAAGATTGAGGCCCGCTCGGCCGAGGACTCCTTCACCGGCTTCGTCCGGACCCTGTACTTCGCTGACACCTACTTGAGGGACAGTGAGTGTTCACGCGGCGTGGATAGGCGGACGCCTGTCTCAGGAGCAGGGGCTGGAGAGCGGAGCTCTCCCACGCCTCTCCCGCCCTCTGCCCGGGCCTGTGAGTCAGGCCGCCCTGGCTTCCGACCCAGGCGCCACCACTCTTGAGAAAGATGGCCCCAGACCTATCGTtcaacctctctgggcctcagcttccCCTCTGTGAAACGAGGGAGGGCTGCCTTCCCCCAACGTGGCCGGGAGGGTTAGGGGGTAGCACGGTGCCCGCTGGTACCCACGGCACGAGGGGAGCGTGGGGGCACGGCAGGGGGCGCCCCCTGCTCTGTCCCAGCCAGCCACGACTGGTGCTGGGTTCAGGACCAGCTGTGTGTAGGGCCTAGCACCTGTCCATGTCAGAGAAGGAACAGGCTTAAAGCAACTCGCTGTCTTGGTGGCGGCGCTCGCTGGCGAGGCTGGGTTGGAAGCCGAGACCGCCCTCCTAGCCTCACCCAGAGCCGAGGGTTAGCGACCCCGCCTTTGCTCCTCGGCAGGCTCCCGCCACTGCCCCTCGCTGTGGGCCGGCACCAAC
This sequence is a window from Perognathus longimembris pacificus isolate PPM17 chromosome 17, ASM2315922v1, whole genome shotgun sequence. Protein-coding genes within it:
- the Llgl2 gene encoding LLGL scribble cell polarity complex component 2 isoform X4 translates to MRRFLRPGHDPARERLKRDLFQFNKTVEHGFPHQPSALGYSPSLRILAIGTRSGAVKLYGAPGVEFMGLHQENNAVTQIHFLPGQCQLVTLLDDNSLHLWSLKVKGGLSELQEEETYTLRGPPGAPPSATQITVVLPHSSGELLYLGTESGSVFVVQLPSFRTLDSHTVSSDAVLQWLPEEARNRRVFEMVEALQEHPRDPTQILIGYSRGLVVIWDLQGSRVLYHFLCSQQLENVSWQRDGRLIVTCHSDGSHCQWPVSGEAKQSEPLRSCMPYGPFPCKAITKIFWLTTRQGLPFTIFQGGMPRASYGDRHCISVVRDGQQTAFDFTSRVIDFTVLTEADPAAAFDDPYALVVLAEEELVVIDLRTDGWPPVQPPYLASLHCSAITCSHHVSNIPLKLWERIMAAGSRQKAHFSGMDWPIDGGTSLAPPPPQRDLLLTGHEDGTVRFWDASGVCLRLLYKLSTVRVFLTDTDPSESLNVQGEDEWPPLRKVGSFDPYSDDPRLGIQKIFLCKYSGYLAVAGTAGQVLVLELNDEAAEHAVEQVEADLLQDQEGYRWKGHERLAARPGPVRFEPGFQPFVLVQCQPPAVVTSLALHSEWRLVAFGTSHGFGLFDHQQRRQVFVKCTLHPSDQLALEGPLSRVKSLKKSLRQSFRRMRRSGVSNRKRRPAGPPGEMQAASAKAERTGLQNMELAPVQRKIEARSAEDSFTGFVRTLYFADTYLRDSSRHCPSLWAGTNGGTVYAFSLRVPPAERRTEEPVRAEQAKEIQLMHRAPVVGILVLDGRSVPLPEPLEVAHDLSKSPDMQGSHQLLVVSEEQFKVFTLPKVSAKLKLKLTALEGSRVRRVGVAHFGSSRAEDYGEHHLAVLTNLGDIQVVSLPLLKPQVRYSCIRREDVSGIASCVFTKYGQGFYLISPSEFERFSLSTKWLVEPRCLVNSVKTQNHSRPSNGNGAGPERGPGQARNTGSQSQGAEKKAGPVMEHALLNDERVLKEIQSALEGERGSYGNWHSHRVATGYSLSNGGAE
- the Llgl2 gene encoding LLGL scribble cell polarity complex component 2 isoform X5; its protein translation is MRRFLRPGHDPARERLKRDLFQFNKTVEHGFPHQPSALGYSPSLRILAIGTRSGAVKLYGAPGVEFMGLHQENNAVTQIHFLPGQCQLVTLLDDNSLHLWSLKVKGGLSELQEEETYTLRGPPGAPPSATQITVVLPHSSGELLYLGTESGSVFVVQLPSFRTLDSHTVSSDAVLQWLPEEARNRRVFEMVEALQEHPRDPTQILIGYSRGLVVIWDLQGSRVLYHFLCSQQLENVSWQRDGRLIVTCHSDGSHCQWPVSGEAKQSEPLRSCMPYGPFPCKAITKIFWLTTRQGLPFTIFQGGMPRASYGDRHCISVVRDGQQTAFDFTSRVIDFTVLTEADPAAAFDDPYALVVLAEEELVVIDLRTDGWPPVQPPYLASLHCSAITCSHHVSNIPLKLWERIMAAGSRQKAHFSGMDWPIDGGTSLAPPPPQRDLLLTGHEDGTVRFWDASGVCLRLLYKLSTVRVFLTDTDPSESLNVQGEDEWPPLRKVGSFDPYSDDPRLGIQKIFLCKYSGYLAVAGTAGQVLVLELNDEAAEHAVEQVEADLLQDQEGYRWKGHERLAARPGPVRFEPGFQPFVLVQCQPPAVVTSLALHSEWRLVAFGTSHGFGLFDHQQRRQVFVKCTLHPSDQLALEGPLSRVKSLKKSLRQSFRRMRRSGVSNRKRRPAGPPGEMQAASAKAERTGLQNMELAPVQRKIEARSAEDSFTGFVRTLYFADTYLRDSSRHCPSLWAGTNGGTVYAFSLRVPPAERRTEEPVRAEQAKEIQLMHRAPVVGILVLDGRSVPLPEPLEVAHDLSKSPDMQGSHQLLVVSEEQFKVFTLPKVSAKLKLKLTALEGSRVRRVGVAHFGSSRAEDYGEHHLAVLTNLGDIQVVSLPLLKPQVRYSCIRREDVSGIASCVFTKYGQGFYLISPSEFERFSLSTKWLVEPRCLVNSVKTQNHSRPSNGNGAGPERGPGQARNTGSQSQGAEKKAGPVMEHALLNDERVLKEIQSALEGERGSYGNWHSHRVATGYSLSNGGE
- the Llgl2 gene encoding LLGL scribble cell polarity complex component 2 isoform X6, yielding MRRFLRPGHDPARERLKRDLFQFNKTVEHGFPHQPSALGYSPSLRILAIGTRSGAVKLYGAPGVEFMGLHQENNAVTQIHFLPGQCQLVTLLDDNSLHLWSLKVKGGLSELQEEETYTLRGPPGAPPSATQITVVLPHSSGELLYLGTESGSVFVVQLPSFRTLDSHTVSSDAVLQWLPEEARNRRVFEMVEALQEHPRDPTQILIGYSRGLVVIWDLQGSRVLYHFLCSQQLENVSWQRDGRLIVTCHSDGSHCQWPVSGEAKQSEPLRSCMPYGPFPCKAITKIFWLTTRQGLPFTIFQGGMPRASYGDRHCISVVRDGQQTAFDFTSRVIDFTVLTEADPAAAFDDPYALVVLAEEELVVIDLRTDGWPPVQPPYLASLHCSAITCSHHVSNIPLKLWERIMAAGSRQKAHFSGMDWPIDGGTSLAPPPPQRDLLLTGHEDGTVRFWDASGVCLRLLYKLSTVRVFLTDTDPSESLNVQGEDEWPPLRKVGSFDPYSDDPRLGIQKIFLCKYSGYLAVAGTAGQVLVLELNDEAAEHAVEQVEADLLQDQEGYRWKGHERLAARPGPVRFEPGFQPFVLVQCQPPAVVTSLALHSEWRLVAFGTSHGFGLFDHQQRRQVFVKCTLHPSDQLALEGPLSRVKSLKKSLRQSFRRMRRSGVSNRKRRPAGPPGEMQAASAKAERTGLQNMELAPVQRKIEARSAEDSFTGFVRTLYFADTYLRDSSRHCPSLWAGTNGGTVYAFSLRVPPAERRTEEPVRAEQAKEIQLMHRAPVVGILVLDGRSVPLPEPLEVAHDLSKSPDMQGSHQLLVVSEEQFKVFTLPKVSAKLKLKLTALEGSRVRRVGVAHFGSSRAEDYGEHHLAVLTNLGDIQVVSLPLLKPQVRYSCIRREDVSGIASCVFTKYGQGFYLISPSEFERFSLSTKWLVEPRCLVNSVKTQNHSRPSNGNGAGPERGPGQARNTGSQSQGAEKKAGPVMEHALLNDERVLKEIQSALEGERGRMNSTGVQAAS
- the Llgl2 gene encoding LLGL scribble cell polarity complex component 2 isoform X1; protein product: MRRFLRPGHDPARERLKRDLFQFNKTVEHGFPHQPSALGYSPSLRILAIGTRSGAVKLYGAPGVEFMGLHQENNAVTQIHFLPGQCQLVTLLDDNSLHLWSLKVKGGLSELQEEETYTLRGPPGAPPSATQITVVLPHSSGELLYLGTESGSVFVVQLPSFRTLDSHTVSSDAVLQWLPEEARNRRVFEMVEALQEHPRDPTQILIGYSRGLVVIWDLQGSRVLYHFLCSQQLENVSWQRDGRLIVTCHSDGSHCQWPVSGEAKQSEPLRSCMPYGPFPCKAITKIFWLTTRQGLPFTIFQGGMPRASYGDRHCISVVRDGQQTAFDFTSRVIDFTVLTEADPAAAFDDPYALVVLAEEELVVIDLRTDGWPPVQPPYLASLHCSAITCSHHVSNIPLKLWERIMAAGSRQKAHFSGMDWPIDGGTSLAPPPPQRDLLLTGHEDGTVRFWDASGVCLRLLYKLSTVRVFLTDTDPSESLNVQGEDEWPPLRKVGSFDPYSDDPRLGIQKIFLCKYSGYLAVAGTAGQVLVLELNDEAAEHAVEQVEADLLQDQEGYRWKGHERLAARPGPVRFEPGFQPFVLVQCQPPAVVTSLALHSEWRLVAFGTSHGFGLFDHQQRRQVFVKCTLHPSDQLALEGPLSRVKSLKKSLRQSFRRMRRSGVSNRKRRPAGPPGEMQAASAKAERTGLQNMELAPVQRKIEARSAEDSFTGFVRTLYFADTYLRDSSRHCPSLWAGTNGGTVYAFSLRVPPAERRTEEPVRAEQAKEIQLMHRAPVVGILVLDGRSVPLPEPLEVAHDLSKSPDMQGSHQLLVVSEEQFKVFTLPKVSAKLKLKLTALEGSRVRRVGVAHFGSSRAEDYGEHHLAVLTNLGDIQVVSLPLLKPQVRYSCIRREDVSGIASCVFTKYGQGFYLISPSEFERFSLSTKWLVEPRCLVNSVKTQNHSRPSNGNGAGPERGPGQARNTGSQSQGAAGSHLGQERAGQRARGRPASPLPFREEGWPSDGARPAQRRESPKGNPERAGGGARELRQLAFSPSGHGVQPEQWGSRMNSTGVQAAS
- the Llgl2 gene encoding LLGL scribble cell polarity complex component 2 isoform X2; this encodes MRRFLRPGHDPARERLKRDLFQFNKTVEHGFPHQPSALGYSPSLRILAIGTRSGAVKLYGAPGVEFMGLHQENNAVTQIHFLPGQCQLVTLLDDNSLHLWSLKVKGGLSELQEEETYTLRGPPGAPPSATQITVVLPHSSGELLYLGTESGSVFVVQLPSFRTLDSHTVSSDAVLQWLPEEARNRRVFEMVEALQEHPRDPTQILIGYSRGLVVIWDLQGSRVLYHFLCSQQLENVSWQRDGRLIVTCHSDGSHCQWPVSGEAKQSEPLRSCMPYGPFPCKAITKIFWLTTRQGLPFTIFQGGMPRASYGDRHCISVVRDGQQTAFDFTSRVIDFTVLTEADPAAAFDDPYALVVLAEEELVVIDLRTDGWPPVQPPYLASLHCSAITCSHHVSNIPLKLWERIMAAGSRQKAHFSGMDWPIDGGTSLAPPPPQRDLLLTGHEDGTVRFWDASGVCLRLLYKLSTVRVFLTDTDPSESLNVQGEDEWPPLRKVGSFDPYSDDPRLGIQKIFLCKYSGYLAVAGTAGQVLVLELNDEAAEHAVEQVEADLLQDQEGYRWKGHERLAARPGPVRFEPGFQPFVLVQCQPPAVVTSLALHSEWRLVAFGTSHGFGLFDHQQRRQVFVKCTLHPSDQLALEGPLSRVKSLKKSLRQSFRRMRRSGVSNRKRRPAGPPGEMQAASAKAERTGLQNMELAPVQRKIEARSAEDSFTGFVRTLYFADTYLRDSSRHCPSLWAGTNGGTVYAFSLRVPPAERRTEEPVRAEQAKEIQLMHRAPVVGILVLDGRSVPLPEPLEVAHDLSKSPDMQGSHQLLVVSEEQFKVFTLPKVSAKLKLKLTALEGSRVRRVGVAHFGSSRAEDYGEHHLAVLTNLGDIQVVSLPLLKPQVRYSCIRREDVSGIASCVFTKYGQGFYLISPSEFERFSLSTKWLVEPRCLVNSVKTQNHSRPSNGNGAGPERGPGQARNTGSQSQGAAGSHLGQERAGQRARGRPASPLPFREEGWPSDGARPAQRRESPKGNPERAGGGARELRQLAFSPSGHGVQPEQWGRMNSTGVQAAS